A single genomic interval of Cucumis sativus cultivar 9930 chromosome 7, Cucumber_9930_V3, whole genome shotgun sequence harbors:
- the LOC101212645 gene encoding uncharacterized protein LOC101212645 isoform X2 — MASKDPEETANTATEEESLAFKKKRARRVSFADREITSVHIFKRDEDYETPPEPQTTPEAALPDNEVLGFFRDLADSDDSRESSPNLDDDVLGQRKSFLRPLGSPSPGSISAGSATSNDEENFFGPVSASFIRPMRLSDSAASDDNHDVTMDSTAFSMHFRSLAESDSGRDLKTPTAIRSGFEDRTLTQSTVRTNPDSFMTLTMADKMISPSSQSGDVVRSKDSNAMSIVGENSEKYEYGRLSPSLDALLTEGSRDLYAVSVDEKLSEQIETREVDQTGQGNYDEEISEKTEMGSKKYFKHGGEESNSRTPHKAFQSNGLLQRNFSDGWDKEDVLMDKRHETPRSIDYNLKDISPLKRLLSAEQKVSLSTFNSPSFSALVTPISKLSNYKLSTGSMKFGKILLSKQISISKFRLPESSPHVSSNGEGKDRLKSRPSSYSSLVNLSGQADRSKDPAHNKYIDIPVVRLEEQLTRSHGNNSEFKSSFSTSGSGFKTTKDFPRLSQSEEPKGLIEAGETPDHMDVANFSDNQPSEQVTEAKSPVQAAWTENKDLMPHILMSEDPLLRSSTSTEIDDLTNIRADGREQNNSTSMHDTIVSSPSKSLDVRLSGATECSTRCLGELNQRNQQVKHVSDCLTQGGAAPAPTSNTRPSPLNLIADNLRSLQSKIGTVSTSPLLKGLSLVDGDDNGVNLSNLHNNSETFSNLQRSSRNGNIVNSHLESPAKTSKLGAFSPQFQKAWTSGLSIMQSPFTGISNYSPRRIISTQTSSGKKESMVAISCESSLSPIKNEQSQSSARKRPFQSPFRNDPFNETNDDGMFMRKVMASPTSNLSGNINQDNDQESCVLVSSSSKGNHSHSGSKRRNIDPMPLDRDHDDNEIIVRIRQNLKLNHNGSCDVDSLVEEFNQMSDGNKRIEDNRNQAFMHWTDMSRKILAEIKDLLPPSINKLNSKAIEKLEDTLVHLLKVKKYELLCSEIQSQKVTENLGGMHKRVEEARPLLYKVAYQKAKLQLEFVKRDWYLNRAKSLSSYIENLQMLKLNYDRLTDCGSKSSHVDDGNGLSCPIDSEAYCERANTIKHESVTLDAKIKALSKYFSTYCKLKGMTSSVDILGSVIDHLRKRKLCRSIYQDLQMWKVDDFEKKNDHYTILLNYLGYAYQRIFQK, encoded by the exons ATGGCTTCCAAGGACCCCGAGGAGACCGCCAACACGGCCACTGAGGAAGAAAGTTTGGCATTCAAGAAGAAACGGGCACGGCGCGTGAGCTTTGCTGATCGCGAGATCACTTCAGTGCATATCTTTAAGAGAGACGAGGACTACGAGACGCCTCCCGAGCCCCAAACCACTCCCGAAGCTGCTCTTCCGGACAACGAGGTCCTAGGGTTCTTCAGGGACTTGGCTGATAGCGACGATTCCCGTGAATCTTCACCTAATTTGGATGATGACGTTCTTGGGCAGCGGAAATCATTTCTGAGACCGCTTGGATCGCCGTCACCAGGGAGTATTTCTGCCGGCTCTGCAACTTCCAATGATG AAGAAAATTTTTTCGGGCCTGTATCAGCGAGTTTCATTAGACCTATGCGGTTGTCTGATTCTGCTGCCTCTGATGACAATCATGATGTCACAATGGATTCAACAGCATTTTCAATGCATTTTCGTAGCCTTGCTGAATCAGACTCGGGGAGGGATCTCAAAACTCCTACGGCAATTCGGTCTGGATTTGAAGATAGAACGCTAACCCAGAGTACCGTGCGTACTAACCCTGACAGTTTTATGACATTAACGATGGCTGACAAAATGATTTCTCCATCTTCACAATCTGGTGATGTGGTAAGAAGTAAAGATTCTAATGCAATGAGTATCGTGGGAGAGAACTCAGAGAAATATGAATATGGGAGATTATCTCCCTCTTTAGATGCACTTTTGACCGAAGGAAGCAGGGATCTCTATGCTGTTTCGGTGGATGAAAAATTGTCCGAACAGATTGAAACTCGTGAAGTTGATCAGACTGGACAAGGCAACTATGATGAGGAGATTTCTGAGAAAACTGAAATG GGAAGcaaaaaatacttcaaacaTGGAGGTGAGGAAAGTAATAGCCGCACACCCCATAAAGCTTTTCAATCCAATGGTTTGTTACAAAGAAATTTCTCAGATGGGTGGGATAAGGAAGATGTTCTGATGGATAAGAGGCATGAGACACCAAGAAGCATTGATTATAATCTGAAAGATATATCTCCGCTAAAGAGACTCTTATCTGCTGAGCAGAAAGTATCTTTGTCTACTTTTAATTCCCCTTCATTTTCTGCTCTTGTGACTCCTATCTCAAAGCtgtcaaattataaattgagTACAGGGAGCATGAAGTTTGGCAAGATTCTGTTGTCCAAGCAGATAAGTATTTCCAAGTTCAGGCTTCCTGAATCTTCTCCACATGTTTCAAGTAATGGAGAAGGAAAGGACAGATTGAAATCCAGACCATCCAGTTACTCTTCTCTAGTTAACTTGAGTGGTCAAGCTGATCGTAGCAAAGATCCTGCACACAACAAATACATAGACATTCCTGTTGTCCGTTTAGAAGAACAACTTACTAGATCCCATGGAAACAACAGTGAATTTAAAAGTTCATTTAGCACTTCTGGTAGTGGATTCAAGACTACAAAAGATTTTCCTAGGCTGAGCCAAAGTGAAGAGCCAAAAGGTTTAATTGAGGCTGGAGAAACACCAGACCATATGGATGTGGCTAACTTTTCCGACAATCAACCCAGTGAGCAAGTTACAGAAGCCAAGTCACCTGTTCAAGCTGCCTGGACTGAGAACAAAGATCTTATGCCACATATCTTGATGTCAGAAGATCCTTTATTGAGGTCATCTACTAGTACTGAAATTGATGATCTGACAAACATTAGAGCCGATGGCAGagaacaaaataattcaaCTAGTATGCATGATACAATTGTTTCATCTCCTTCCAAAAGTTTAGATGTGAGGTTATCAGGAGCCACTGAATGTTCAACTCGTTGCTTGGGTGAACTGAATCAGCGTAACCAGCAAGTCAAGCATGTTAGTGATTGTCTGACTCAAGGTGGAGCTGCACCTGCACCTACTAGCAATACCAGACCCAGTCCTTTGAATCTGATTGCTGACAACTTAAGATCATTGCAGTCCAAAATTGGAACTGTGTCAACTTCACCACTTCTTAAAGGTTTGTCCTTGGTAGATGGGGATGATAATGGAGTTAACCTTTCAAATCTTCACAATAATTCGGAAACCTTCAGCAACTTGCAACGTTCTTCGAGAAATGGGAACATTGTGAATTCTCATTTGGAAAGTCCTGCTAAGACCTCCAAGCTTGGTGCTTTTTCACCACAGTTTCAGAAGGCCTGGACAAGTGGACTATCCATTATGCAG agtCCCTTTACTGGAATATCGAACTACAGTCCCAGAAGGATAATTTCAACCCAGACATCATCAGGCAAGAAAGAGTCTATGGTTGCTATCTCTTGTGAGTCGTCTCTGAGTCCCATCAAGAATGAACAGTCTCAGAGTTCTGCAAGAAAAAGGCCATTTCAAAGTCCCTTCAGGAATGATCCTTTTAATGAAACAAATGATGATGGGATGTTTATGAGAAAGGTTATGGCTTCTCCAACATCCAACTTGAGTGGAAATATTAATCAGGATAATGATCAAGAAAGCTGTGTATTGGTGAGTTCTTCAAGTAAGGGCAATCACAGCCATTCTGGgagcaaaagaagaaacattGACCCGATGCCTCTTGATAGGGATCATGATGACAATGAAATAATAGTAAGAATTCGACAAAACCTAAAACTTAATCATAATGGAAGTTGTGATGTAGACTCTTTGGTAGAAGAGTTCAATCAAATGAGCGATGGAAACAAGAGGATCGAGGACAATAGAAATCAAGCATTTATGCATTGGACGGAT ATGTCCAGAAAAATTTTAGCAGAGATAAAAGATTTGCTACCCCCATCAATCAACAAACTGAACTCAAAAGCA ATAGAGAAGCTTGAAGATACTTTGGTTCACCTTTTGAaggttaaaaaatatgaattgcTGTGTTCTGAAATCCAATCTCAG AAAGTAACCGAAAATCTTGGAGGAATGCATAAAAG AGTTGAGGAAGCGAGGCCGTTGTTGTATAAAGTAGCATATCAGAAGGCAAAGCTTCAATTGGAGTTTGTAAAGCGTGATTGGTATCTG AATAGAGCAAAATCATTGAGCTCTTATATTGAGAATTTGCAAATGTTGAAGTTGAATTATGATCGCCTAACAGATTGTGGTTCAAAGAGCAGTCATGTTGATGATGGAAATGGACTTTCGTGCCCAATTGATTCTGAG GCGTATTGTGAAAGAGCTAACACAATAAAGCATGAATCTGTAACTCTGGATGCAAAGATAAAGGCACTAagcaaatatttttcaacataCTGTAAGTTGAAAGGAATGACCAGTTCAGTTGACATCCTTGGATCAGTTATTGATCATCTAAGGAAGAGAAAGCTCTGCAGGTCTATTTATCAGGATTTGCAG ATGTGGAAGGTAGATgactttgagaaaaaaaatgatcactACACCATACTTCTCAACTACCTTGGTTATGCCTACCAAag AATTTTCCAGAAATGA
- the LOC101212645 gene encoding uncharacterized protein LOC101212645 isoform X1 — MASKDPEETANTATEEESLAFKKKRARRVSFADREITSVHIFKRDEDYETPPEPQTTPEAALPDNEVLGFFRDLADSDDSRESSPNLDDDVLGQRKSFLRPLGSPSPGSISAGSATSNDEENFFGPVSASFIRPMRLSDSAASDDNHDVTMDSTAFSMHFRSLAESDSGRDLKTPTAIRSGFEDRTLTQSTVRTNPDSFMTLTMADKMISPSSQSGDVVRSKDSNAMSIVGENSEKYEYGRLSPSLDALLTEGSRDLYAVSVDEKLSEQIETREVDQTGQGNYDEEISEKTEMGSKKYFKHGGEESNSRTPHKAFQSNGLLQRNFSDGWDKEDVLMDKRHETPRSIDYNLKDISPLKRLLSAEQKVSLSTFNSPSFSALVTPISKLSNYKLSTGSMKFGKILLSKQISISKFRLPESSPHVSSNGEGKDRLKSRPSSYSSLVNLSGQADRSKDPAHNKYIDIPVVRLEEQLTRSHGNNSEFKSSFSTSGSGFKTTKDFPRLSQSEEPKGLIEAGETPDHMDVANFSDNQPSEQVTEAKSPVQAAWTENKDLMPHILMSEDPLLRSSTSTEIDDLTNIRADGREQNNSTSMHDTIVSSPSKSLDVRLSGATECSTRCLGELNQRNQQVKHVSDCLTQGGAAPAPTSNTRPSPLNLIADNLRSLQSKIGTVSTSPLLKGLSLVDGDDNGVNLSNLHNNSETFSNLQRSSRNGNIVNSHLESPAKTSKLGAFSPQFQKAWTSGLSIMQSPFTGISNYSPRRIISTQTSSGKKESMVAISCESSLSPIKNEQSQSSARKRPFQSPFRNDPFNETNDDGMFMRKVMASPTSNLSGNINQDNDQESCVLVSSSSKGNHSHSGSKRRNIDPMPLDRDHDDNEIIVRIRQNLKLNHNGSCDVDSLVEEFNQMSDGNKRIEDNRNQAFMHWTDMSRKILAEIKDLLPPSINKLNSKAIEKLEDTLVHLLKVKKYELLCSEIQSQKVTENLGGMHKRVEEARPLLYKVAYQKAKLQLEFVKRDWYLNRAKSLSSYIENLQMLKLNYDRLTDCGSKSSHVDDGNGLSCPIDSEAYCERANTIKHESVTLDAKIKALSKYFSTYCKLKGMTSSVDILGSVIDHLRKRKLCRSIYQDLQMWKVDDFEKKNDHYTILLNYLGYAYQRITIKANPFPSVTILNTLNDTHIAKNFPEMNAGSAFSFVLNVERTRRCIASRHFSKETQMMSSLLHNLLDVIEEMQIAQIEISNLVLIKFYSPSDEQLDLQLSFINFQSGWKVNLVLDISDLSRGIYPSEVLPHKVESPASTQYALSESMLNGIRTAVENLDPGYSRILRVCRCVSEAVQGSSSRQ, encoded by the exons ATGGCTTCCAAGGACCCCGAGGAGACCGCCAACACGGCCACTGAGGAAGAAAGTTTGGCATTCAAGAAGAAACGGGCACGGCGCGTGAGCTTTGCTGATCGCGAGATCACTTCAGTGCATATCTTTAAGAGAGACGAGGACTACGAGACGCCTCCCGAGCCCCAAACCACTCCCGAAGCTGCTCTTCCGGACAACGAGGTCCTAGGGTTCTTCAGGGACTTGGCTGATAGCGACGATTCCCGTGAATCTTCACCTAATTTGGATGATGACGTTCTTGGGCAGCGGAAATCATTTCTGAGACCGCTTGGATCGCCGTCACCAGGGAGTATTTCTGCCGGCTCTGCAACTTCCAATGATG AAGAAAATTTTTTCGGGCCTGTATCAGCGAGTTTCATTAGACCTATGCGGTTGTCTGATTCTGCTGCCTCTGATGACAATCATGATGTCACAATGGATTCAACAGCATTTTCAATGCATTTTCGTAGCCTTGCTGAATCAGACTCGGGGAGGGATCTCAAAACTCCTACGGCAATTCGGTCTGGATTTGAAGATAGAACGCTAACCCAGAGTACCGTGCGTACTAACCCTGACAGTTTTATGACATTAACGATGGCTGACAAAATGATTTCTCCATCTTCACAATCTGGTGATGTGGTAAGAAGTAAAGATTCTAATGCAATGAGTATCGTGGGAGAGAACTCAGAGAAATATGAATATGGGAGATTATCTCCCTCTTTAGATGCACTTTTGACCGAAGGAAGCAGGGATCTCTATGCTGTTTCGGTGGATGAAAAATTGTCCGAACAGATTGAAACTCGTGAAGTTGATCAGACTGGACAAGGCAACTATGATGAGGAGATTTCTGAGAAAACTGAAATG GGAAGcaaaaaatacttcaaacaTGGAGGTGAGGAAAGTAATAGCCGCACACCCCATAAAGCTTTTCAATCCAATGGTTTGTTACAAAGAAATTTCTCAGATGGGTGGGATAAGGAAGATGTTCTGATGGATAAGAGGCATGAGACACCAAGAAGCATTGATTATAATCTGAAAGATATATCTCCGCTAAAGAGACTCTTATCTGCTGAGCAGAAAGTATCTTTGTCTACTTTTAATTCCCCTTCATTTTCTGCTCTTGTGACTCCTATCTCAAAGCtgtcaaattataaattgagTACAGGGAGCATGAAGTTTGGCAAGATTCTGTTGTCCAAGCAGATAAGTATTTCCAAGTTCAGGCTTCCTGAATCTTCTCCACATGTTTCAAGTAATGGAGAAGGAAAGGACAGATTGAAATCCAGACCATCCAGTTACTCTTCTCTAGTTAACTTGAGTGGTCAAGCTGATCGTAGCAAAGATCCTGCACACAACAAATACATAGACATTCCTGTTGTCCGTTTAGAAGAACAACTTACTAGATCCCATGGAAACAACAGTGAATTTAAAAGTTCATTTAGCACTTCTGGTAGTGGATTCAAGACTACAAAAGATTTTCCTAGGCTGAGCCAAAGTGAAGAGCCAAAAGGTTTAATTGAGGCTGGAGAAACACCAGACCATATGGATGTGGCTAACTTTTCCGACAATCAACCCAGTGAGCAAGTTACAGAAGCCAAGTCACCTGTTCAAGCTGCCTGGACTGAGAACAAAGATCTTATGCCACATATCTTGATGTCAGAAGATCCTTTATTGAGGTCATCTACTAGTACTGAAATTGATGATCTGACAAACATTAGAGCCGATGGCAGagaacaaaataattcaaCTAGTATGCATGATACAATTGTTTCATCTCCTTCCAAAAGTTTAGATGTGAGGTTATCAGGAGCCACTGAATGTTCAACTCGTTGCTTGGGTGAACTGAATCAGCGTAACCAGCAAGTCAAGCATGTTAGTGATTGTCTGACTCAAGGTGGAGCTGCACCTGCACCTACTAGCAATACCAGACCCAGTCCTTTGAATCTGATTGCTGACAACTTAAGATCATTGCAGTCCAAAATTGGAACTGTGTCAACTTCACCACTTCTTAAAGGTTTGTCCTTGGTAGATGGGGATGATAATGGAGTTAACCTTTCAAATCTTCACAATAATTCGGAAACCTTCAGCAACTTGCAACGTTCTTCGAGAAATGGGAACATTGTGAATTCTCATTTGGAAAGTCCTGCTAAGACCTCCAAGCTTGGTGCTTTTTCACCACAGTTTCAGAAGGCCTGGACAAGTGGACTATCCATTATGCAG agtCCCTTTACTGGAATATCGAACTACAGTCCCAGAAGGATAATTTCAACCCAGACATCATCAGGCAAGAAAGAGTCTATGGTTGCTATCTCTTGTGAGTCGTCTCTGAGTCCCATCAAGAATGAACAGTCTCAGAGTTCTGCAAGAAAAAGGCCATTTCAAAGTCCCTTCAGGAATGATCCTTTTAATGAAACAAATGATGATGGGATGTTTATGAGAAAGGTTATGGCTTCTCCAACATCCAACTTGAGTGGAAATATTAATCAGGATAATGATCAAGAAAGCTGTGTATTGGTGAGTTCTTCAAGTAAGGGCAATCACAGCCATTCTGGgagcaaaagaagaaacattGACCCGATGCCTCTTGATAGGGATCATGATGACAATGAAATAATAGTAAGAATTCGACAAAACCTAAAACTTAATCATAATGGAAGTTGTGATGTAGACTCTTTGGTAGAAGAGTTCAATCAAATGAGCGATGGAAACAAGAGGATCGAGGACAATAGAAATCAAGCATTTATGCATTGGACGGAT ATGTCCAGAAAAATTTTAGCAGAGATAAAAGATTTGCTACCCCCATCAATCAACAAACTGAACTCAAAAGCA ATAGAGAAGCTTGAAGATACTTTGGTTCACCTTTTGAaggttaaaaaatatgaattgcTGTGTTCTGAAATCCAATCTCAG AAAGTAACCGAAAATCTTGGAGGAATGCATAAAAG AGTTGAGGAAGCGAGGCCGTTGTTGTATAAAGTAGCATATCAGAAGGCAAAGCTTCAATTGGAGTTTGTAAAGCGTGATTGGTATCTG AATAGAGCAAAATCATTGAGCTCTTATATTGAGAATTTGCAAATGTTGAAGTTGAATTATGATCGCCTAACAGATTGTGGTTCAAAGAGCAGTCATGTTGATGATGGAAATGGACTTTCGTGCCCAATTGATTCTGAG GCGTATTGTGAAAGAGCTAACACAATAAAGCATGAATCTGTAACTCTGGATGCAAAGATAAAGGCACTAagcaaatatttttcaacataCTGTAAGTTGAAAGGAATGACCAGTTCAGTTGACATCCTTGGATCAGTTATTGATCATCTAAGGAAGAGAAAGCTCTGCAGGTCTATTTATCAGGATTTGCAG ATGTGGAAGGTAGATgactttgagaaaaaaaatgatcactACACCATACTTCTCAACTACCTTGGTTATGCCTACCAAag GATTACAATTAAAGCCAATCCATTCCCGAGTGTAACCATCTTAAATACATTGAATGATACTCATATTGCGAAG AATTTTCCAGAAATGAATGCTGGCAgtgcattttcttttgtgttaAATGTTGAGAGGACGAGGAGGTGTATTGCCTCCAGGCACTTCTCCAAAGAAACTCAA ATGATGAGTTCTCTTCTACACAACCTGCTAGATGTGATTGAGGAAATGCAGATTGCTCAGATAGAGATTTCAAATCTCGtcctaataaaattttactcacCTTCAG ACGAGCAGCTTGATTTGCAACTTAGTTTCATTAACTTCCAAAGTGGCTGGAAGGTAAATCTGGTTCTGGACATATCAGATTTGAGTCG AGGGATTTACCCTTCTGAAGTTCTTCCACATAAGGTTGAATCTCCTGCTTCAACTCAGTACGCACTCTCAGAGTCGATGTTAAATGGCATTAGAACTGCAGTTGAGAATTTAGATCCTGGGTATTCGAGGATTTTAAGAGTTTGTAGATGTGTTTCGGAAGCTGTCCAAGGCTCATCTAGTCGACAATAG
- the LOC101216086 gene encoding RRP15-like protein: MTDVGNAVELVRGAKRRKKMGSRNNKRPRMMGGSGNKVKIDKKMKKLFQKRAREYNSDDDDDDGEKAPRVKKESKILVRSHEEEVGDEEFSEGEEERKDVNADVELSEDDENGEIQPGITKFTEGCRAFRAAFMSILKKNISDETLGPILSANKKLVAEKLAEEEAERKVKGEARKAKQLVGEKGHVKPATYLDSHEKFLIGVATKGVVKLFNAVNKAQHAQKGLNPSRTKDAKAINKRRKEAFFSELGKPTLSATNSNAKLNTSGGAADTEGPAWAPLRDNYMLTNSKLKDWDKMPDNMMTAAEDNGRVLEDSSSDEDD; encoded by the exons ATGACTGACGTCGGGAATGCGGTAGAATTGGTTAGAGGTGCAAAGAGGAGGAAAAAGATGGGTTCCAGGAACAATAAAAGGCCGAGGATGATGGGTGGAAGTGGAAACAAAGTTAAGATTGataagaagatgaagaaactcTTCCAAAAACGGGCGCGGGAGTATAATTCAGACGATGACGATGATGATGGTGAGAAGGCTCCAAGAGTTAAAAAGGAGAGCAAAATTTTGGTGCGCAGTCATGAGGAGGAGGTTGGAGATGAAGAGTTTTCTGAGGGTGAAGAGGAAAGGAAGGATGTGAATGCAGATGTCGAGCTGTctgaagatgatgaaaatggtgAAATTCAACCTGgtataacaaagtttacagAAGGTTGTAGAGCATTCCGAGCTGCATTCATGAGTATTCTCAAGAAGAACATATCTGATGAAACTCTG GGTCCGATATTATCAGCAAACAAGAAGCTTGTTGCTGAAAAGCTTGCAGAAGAGGAAGCTGAGCGGAAGGTTAAAGGAGAGGCCAGGAAAGCAAAACAACTG GTAGGAGAAAAAGGTCATGTGAAACCGGCTACATACCTGGATTCTCACGAAAAATTTCTTATTGGTGTTGCTACAAAAGGAG TCGTCAAGTTGTTTAATGCT GTGAACAAGGCACAACATGCTCAGAAAGGGTTGAATCCTTCGAGAACTAAAGATGCTAAAG CTATAAATAAACGCAGAAAAGAAGCTTTCTTTTCTGAGTTGGGCAAGCCAACTTTGTCTGCAACAAACAGTAATGCGAAG TTAAACACATCAGGTGGTGCAGCGGACACTGAAGGCCCTGCCTGGGCTCCGTTACGCGACAATTATATGTTGACCAATTCCAAATTAAAAGACTGGGATAAGATGCCA GATAATATGATGACAGCGGCAGAGGACAATGGGAGGGTGTTGGAAGACAGTAGTTCAGATGAAGATGATTGA
- the LOC101216326 gene encoding zinc finger protein CONSTANS-LIKE 9 — MGYICDFCAQQRSIVYCRSDAAALCLSCDRNVHSANALSRRHSRTLLCDRCHSQAAFVRCPEENISLCQNCDYMGHSSSASISSRKRQPINCYSGCPTAAELSSIWSFVLDLPSGSDACEQELGLMSIAENSAVNAWGPNDKAGQNVSGVDETNEFSSVDKSIWYGSSSMPHIMDQPITMDATSPKLHYPGRKGPEIDIEDDLYESLNMDEDSLNIENYEELFGVSLSYSEELLENGGIDSLFRMKNLSAAKSGCPGGAAAEGASVSFVNNVMQPANSNAASADSVMSAKTEPVLCYNNKQEHSGLSFSGMTGESSAGEHQDCGASSMLLMGEPPWCSMATETSFQSSNRSDAVMRYKEKKKARKFEKKVRYASRKVRADTRRRVKGRFVKAGEAYDYDPLSQTRSY; from the exons ATGGGTTACATATGTGATTTCTGTGCGCAACAAAGGTCGATTGTGTATTGTCGATCTGATGCTGCAGCTTTGTGCTTATCTTGTGACCGAAATGTTCACTCTGCTAATGCCTTGTCAAGGCGCCACTCGAGAACATTGTTGTGTGACCGGTGCCATTCACAAGCAGCATTTGTTAGATGTCCTGAAGAGAACATTTCACTTTGTCAAAATTGTGACTATATGGGGCATAGCTCATCTGCCTCCATTTCGTCTCGAAAGAGGCAACCAATCAATTGTTACTCAGGCTGCCCGACGGCTGCAGAGCTCTCATCTATCTGGTCATTTGTTTTAGATCTCCCTTCTGGTAGCGACGCTTGTGAGCAAGAATTAGGATTGATGAGCATTGCCGAAAATAGTGCTGTAAATGCCTGGGGCCCAAATGATAAAGCTGGTCAAAATGTTTCTGGTGTAGATGAAACCAATGAGTTCTCAAGTGTGGATAAATCAATTTGGTATGGATCGTCTTCAATGCCTCACATTATGGACCAACCGATTACTATGGATGCAACTTCACCCAAG TTGCACTATCCTGGAAGAAAAGGTCCTGAAATCGATATCGAAGATGATCTATATGAAAGTTTGAATATGGATGAAGATAGTTTGAATATTGAAAACTATGAAGAACTATTTGGTGTGTCTCTCAGTTATTCTGAAGAACTGCTAGAGAATGGTGGTATTGATAGCTTGTTCAGGATGAAAAACTTATCTGCCGCTAAATCTGGCTGCCCTGGTGGGGCTGCTGCAGAG GGGGCATCAGTCAGTTTTGTTAATAATGTAATGCAGCCTGCAAACAGTAATGCAGCATCGGCAGATTCTGTTATGAGTGCGAAGACTGAACCAGTTCTTTGTTATAACAATAAGCAAGAGCACTCCGGCCTATCGTTCTCTGGCATGACTGGAGAGAGTAGTGCAGGAGAACATCAAGACTGTGGAGCTTCATCAATGCTTCTAATGGGAGAGCCGCCATGGTGTTCTATGGCCACTGAGACTTCCTTCCAGTCATCTAATCGTAGCGATGCTGTAATGCGCtataaggaaaagaagaaagctcGAAA GTTTGAAAAGAAGGTGAGGTATGCCTCTCGCAAAGTTAGGGCTGATACTCGAAGACGTGTCAAGGGGCGCTTTGTCAAAGCCGGAGAAGCTTATGACTATGATCCATTGAGTCAAACCAGAAGCTActga
- the LOC101215605 gene encoding probable E3 ubiquitin-protein ligase XERICO has translation MGLSSLPAPSEGVLNVILVNTALSISMLKCFVRLILHMVGIHLSWSSTVVPSIDSFGSSSELGDPNFGSSWNYLEMFRNRYPRIRFDKVQSSGCREHDCSVCLTQFEPESAINHLFCGHLFHTDCLEKWLDYWNITCPLCRTPLMSEEEKFCFW, from the coding sequence ATGGGTCTCTCCAGTCTCCCAGCTCCGTCGGAAGGAGTTCTGAACGTGATTCTTGTAAACACTGCTCTATCTATTTCCATGCTCAAGTGCTTTGTACGTTTAATCCTTCACATGGTAGGAATCCATCTCTCATGGTCATCAACTGTAGTCCCATCAATAGATTCCTTTGGAAGTTCCTCAGAGTTGGGAGATCCCAATTTTGGCTCCTCTTGGAATTACCTTGAGATGTTTCGAAACCGATATCCAAGGATTAGATTTGATAAAGTACAGAGTTCAGGATGCCGTGAACATGACTGCTCGGTCTGTTTAACTCAATTTGAACCTGAATCGGCCATAAATCACTTATTTTGTGGCCATCTTTTTCACACAGATTGCTTGGAGAAATGGCTGGACTACTGGAACATCACATGTCCTCTTTGCAGAACTCCTCTAATGtctgaagaagagaaattttgCTTTTGGTAA
- the LOC101217042 gene encoding uncharacterized protein LOC101217042 has product MKLAPKVIFLLRDSEGFASALSGALRLSPPSTVTTLDECFEFSLEDYAIKDQKASGNIVHYLDDKGIYQVSVLILQNYEPPVLACALDVVLSHIAGERSPSSSKAKPTVVVPSVITSSKLKWESKTLTKNDRTVLLYGTEVGPETDISRTMGAKVKKLPSTSQIYYEQLACLYHLIHILNIPAFFVVGLTGRSLSNQAAGEEIQILNEMGELLANSLPLSFSREGIVWNPKETSKEVKEPWRALYG; this is encoded by the exons ATGAAATTAGCTCCGAAAGTAATATTTCTCCTCAGAGATTCTGAGGGTTTTGCCTCAGCCCTATCCGGAGCTCTTCGCCTCAGCCCTCCTTCCACGGTCACCACGCT GGATGAATGTTTCGAGTTCTCCCTCGAGGATTATGCAATCAAGGATCAGAAGGCCTCCGGGAACATCGTTCATTATCTTGATGATAAGGGAATTTATCAG GTTTCAGTATTAATCTTACAAAATTACGAACCTCCAGTCTTGGCGTGTGCTTTAGATGTAGTTCTTTCACACATAGCAGGAGAACGTTCACCCTCTTCTTCTAAAGCGAAACCCACTGTGGTAGTCCCATCTGTCATTACATCCTCGAAGCTCAAGTGGGAGAGCAAAACTCTCACCAAAAATGATCGAACTGTTCTTCTGTATGGTACCGAAGTAGGTCCAGAAACAGATATTTCTCGAACGATGGGTGCCAAAGTCAAAAAACTACCATCAACTTCGCAGATCTACTACGAACAACTAGCCTGTTTATATCACTTGATTCACATCTTGAACATTCCTGCTTTTTTCGTTGTTGGACTAACAGGTCGTAGTCTTTCCAATCAAGCTGCAGGTGAAGAGATTCAG ATACTGAATGAAATGGGTGAGCTTTTAGCAAACTCCTTGCCACTCAGCTTTTCAAGAGAAGGAATTGTTTGGAATCCAAAAGAAACATCAAAAGAGGTAAAGGAACCATGGCGTGCGTTATATGGATGA